GAAAAGCGAAAACGCCCGCGAAAATTGCGGGCGTTACGCTTTGTGGCTTACGGCAATAGACGCGGCGCCGGCTGATCAGGACGCGCGTCGCGCCGTGGCCTGCGAGGACGTCATCGCTTCGTCGTCGTCCGCGTCGCCTTGAGGTCGTCCCCACGCCTCGATGACACGCCGCGTGAACGGTTTGAGCTCGTCACCCTGCGCTCGCAACATGCGCACGAGCGAGGCGTACTGCCCCTCGAAGATCAGCGAGTTGTAGTTCTTCAGGCGCGCAATGTCCTGCATTGCCTCGTCGTTGCGACCGGCCAGCGCCAGCAACACGATGTAGCGCTTGATCATCGTCGGCCCGGCGCCCAGCGCAAGCGCTTCGCGGTGCGCGGCGAGCTTCTCGTCGAGTTGATCGCGGTTGAGGAACAGCGCTCCCGTCACCGCGTAGTCGCCGTACGGCGCGAAGAACAGCGCCGGATCGGCACGATAGGCATCGATCTTGCCTGCGCGATACGCCACCTCCACTCGCTGATAGTCGCCATACAGCCAGGGAATGGCCACGCACGCGAACAGCACGATCACGCCATTGATGGCGCCGGTCGCCGTCGGCGACACGCTGTCGATGGCCTTCGTCTCGCAAAAACCGAGCAGGAACAGCGCGGGCAACAGGAAGAACGCATAGTGCTGCGGATACTCCAGCATCGCGTGCACGGCGAGCATGCCCAGCAGAATGAAGGCAAACGCGATGGGCGGCGTCTTGATGCCGCGCACCGCCCGGGCGAACCAGAACACCAGCGGCAGCAGCACAAGCAGTGCCCCCACGATGCCCGTCTTGGCCAGCAGATCGATCAACGCATTGTGGGCGTTATCGGCCATTTCGACCGGACCGAGCTTGTCGACGAGGGCAAATTGCGCGTCGATGTAATTCGACCAGCCGGCGCCGAAGATCCAATGCTCGCGGAAGATGGCAACGCCGTATTCCCACAGATTCAGACGCCCGGTCACCTGCCCGGTCTGGTGCATCCGCGCCACGGCGCTGCCGTCCAGTTGCCATCCCCACGCGACGTTGGCCCAGCCGACGAACATCGTCATCAAGGCGAGCAACGGCAGGATCGCAACGGGCACGAACCAGCGTGTCGAGCGGCGCATGCCGCGGGCGGGTTCGGCCCGCTCGATCCACACCAGCCACAAACCGAAAGCCGACATGAACGCCAGTTGCAGCCATGGCGTACGTGAACCGGTCAGGCAAATGCCGATATCGAAGACCGCGCAGGCGGGCAGCCAGAGCCAGGCCGGCAACTTGCGCTGGTACCAGAGATAGAACGCACCGGCACTGGCCAGCGACAGATACGTTGCCAGATGATTGGGCTGGTACATGTTGCCGAACAGACGGCGCGCCACCGACACCGTGTACTTGGCGACGAACCACGGCACATGCGTTTCCAGATGGAACGCCTGCACGAGTTGTGCGCCCACGGCGTACAGCCCGCCCAGGGTGAGCGCCACGGCGCTCCATCGCATGAGCACGCCACGCCAGCCCAACTGTGCAAGCCAGAAGCCGGCATTCGCCGCCACGATCATCGCCACGCCGTAGAGCAACGCCGTCATCATCAACTGCGGCAGCTCGGTAGGCAGCATCGCACGCTGCACGAGGACCACACCGACAAAGGCCAGCGGCATCCAGGTCACGCGCGGCATGCGCAGCACGCGTGCGTCGCGCTGCCACACGGCGACCATCGAGAGAGCGCCGAGCAGCGCGAACAACGAGAACGCCAGCGTCTCCGAATAGAACGTCGAAATCGGATAGGTGTGCTTGACGAGGTTATAGGGCAGAGCCCAGATCAGGGCCAGCGTCAGCCCGATTAGCGAAAGCAGCAGAGGAGGAAACAAGATCGTCGCCGTGCGATGCACCGGTGGAAAGATGCGCAAGCATAACGAAAAACGGCCGCCCGGGGGCAGCCATTTCACGCCTGACGCGTAAGAGCGCTGCCTGCAAAAATGCCGCAGCGGCCAGCCGGGGACGAGGTATCGTCGCGCCGGGCGGCCCGTGCGTCAGTCATTCCCAGATCCCGCACCGCGGCACTCCGGGGGCGCCAGCTTGGCCGACAACGTGGCGCCACCGGGCGCACCTTCGCGGCCCTTGGCGTAGCACGTCCACACGATCTGGCCCTCGGGCGCCTTGCCGACCGTGAGCGCTTCCGCGCGGCCTTGCGCGCCGGCACTCGTGGGCACCAGCACGATCGCGCCGTCGCCGGCGCGTTGCGTGTAGGCCACCGTCACGTTGCCGCTCACGGAGTCGATGGTCACACCGCTCACGTTGTCCGTGGCGCTCGGCGCCTGCCAACCGCTGTTGAACGGCGCGCCATGCATCGCGTTCTCGCTCACGAGCGCCTTGGCCGATGCGGCAGCCCCCAGCCCTTCGACGACCCGGGCGCGCACCAGATAATTCTGCAGATAGGGTACCCCTGCCGTGACCAGCACGCCGATGATCGCCAACACGATCATCAACTCGATCAGGGTGAAGCCCCGGGACTTGGCGATACCGGTGGTCCGGTGGCCGAAACGACGCATTGTGTAACTCCCTGCTAAAGCAATGAAAACGAAACAGACGCGCTGTCCAGACATCGAAACGGCGCTCGTTGGGGGGAAGTGGGCGGAGTATGCCACAGCCCCTTGGGCGCCAGCCCTGCCGCAGATCAAAATCGGGCGGGGGCCGAGGGGGCGCGGAGAATCGTCCTAGTGCCAAGCCGGACGACTCATCCGGCCGGGGCGCCCGTTTTCCCACAAAGTCATGGCGGACGCTCAGCGTCCGCCATCGCAATGGACCCGATTACTCGGGAGAGGTTGCATGCCTTTGACGGGCCTCGCTCCGACGCTTGAGCACAAGTCCGAGCCCCACGACCAGCGCCGCTCCGGCCGCCGCCGCCACGTAGTGAGTGTATGCGGCCGCCGTGCCGGGCAATTGCAGCCAGGGACCGATACCCGGATCGGACACGATGAGGCCGCCGGCAATCCAGCCAAGCAGCCCCGCGCCGGCGATCACGATGACGGGGAAGCGATCGAGCGCCTTGAGTACCAACTGGGAGCCCCAGACAATCAGCGGAATGCTCACCAGCAGACCGAAGATCACGAGCGGCAACTGATGGTGTTCGGCGGCGCCCTGCGCCGCGCCCGCGATCGCGATCACGTTATCGACACTCATCACCAGGTCGGCCACGATGATGGTCTTGACCGCCGTCCACAGCTTGTCTGCGGGTTTCACACTGTCGTGCGCGTCTTGGTCGGGCACGAGCAACTTGACGCCAATCCAGAGCAGCAACACCCCGCCCAATGCCTTCAGATAGGGGACTTCGAGCAGCGTCACGGCGAACGCGATCAGGATCACGCGCAGCACGATCGCGCCGACGGTCCCCC
The Pandoraea pulmonicola DNA segment above includes these coding regions:
- a CDS encoding TerC family protein — its product is MLAFFAELNWAAVLQIIMIDILLGGDNAVVIALACRNLPAKQRLQGIVWGTVGAIVLRVILIAFAVTLLEVPYLKALGGVLLLWIGVKLLVPDQDAHDSVKPADKLWTAVKTIIVADLVMSVDNVIAIAGAAQGAAEHHQLPLVIFGLLVSIPLIVWGSQLVLKALDRFPVIVIAGAGLLGWIAGGLIVSDPGIGPWLQLPGTAAAYTHYVAAAAGAALVVGLGLVLKRRSEARQRHATSPE
- a CDS encoding pilin, with protein sequence MRRFGHRTTGIAKSRGFTLIELMIVLAIIGVLVTAGVPYLQNYLVRARVVEGLGAAASAKALVSENAMHGAPFNSGWQAPSATDNVSGVTIDSVSGNVTVAYTQRAGDGAIVLVPTSAGAQGRAEALTVGKAPEGQIVWTCYAKGREGAPGGATLSAKLAPPECRGAGSGND
- a CDS encoding O-antigen ligase family protein, which produces MFPPLLLSLIGLTLALIWALPYNLVKHTYPISTFYSETLAFSLFALLGALSMVAVWQRDARVLRMPRVTWMPLAFVGVVLVQRAMLPTELPQLMMTALLYGVAMIVAANAGFWLAQLGWRGVLMRWSAVALTLGGLYAVGAQLVQAFHLETHVPWFVAKYTVSVARRLFGNMYQPNHLATYLSLASAGAFYLWYQRKLPAWLWLPACAVFDIGICLTGSRTPWLQLAFMSAFGLWLVWIERAEPARGMRRSTRWFVPVAILPLLALMTMFVGWANVAWGWQLDGSAVARMHQTGQVTGRLNLWEYGVAIFREHWIFGAGWSNYIDAQFALVDKLGPVEMADNAHNALIDLLAKTGIVGALLVLLPLVFWFARAVRGIKTPPIAFAFILLGMLAVHAMLEYPQHYAFFLLPALFLLGFCETKAIDSVSPTATGAINGVIVLFACVAIPWLYGDYQRVEVAYRAGKIDAYRADPALFFAPYGDYAVTGALFLNRDQLDEKLAAHREALALGAGPTMIKRYIVLLALAGRNDEAMQDIARLKNYNSLIFEGQYASLVRMLRAQGDELKPFTRRVIEAWGRPQGDADDDEAMTSSQATARRAS